A single region of the Granulicella aggregans genome encodes:
- a CDS encoding cryptochrome/photolyase family protein — MAPFAEQVQLAYPTPEELQGRRWIFVPYDRFTDRTGPIAEQPASETGIVIVESTAKAHRRPYHKKKLVLLISNMRHFALEQAARGCKVIYHFSEHSHAQALLQLQRELPLPKITMMEPAERELRIDIDAAIQAGLKMKMVPDTTWLSTTEDFLNVFGAYKAGRAYVMDRFYRAQRQQTGILMDKGKPIGGKFSFDAENRKPYKGQPRIPTPPAFAPDLVTKEVIALVRETYPHHFGSIENFDSPTTQQDADAAWAFALEHLLPHFDPYEDAMRDDELQLFHSRLSGLINLGRILPAQMIADVERACTEGRIPLASAEGFIRQILGWREFMRHLHQQTDGYRLLADTVAQEEGSMPQQDPYAGATPSALSASLPLPAAYWGVKSGLHCLDTVVAQVIEEGWSHHITRLMVLSNLATLCGFSPRQLTNWFWFAYVDAYDWVVETNVLGMSTYADGGLTATKPYVSGAAYINKMSNFCDHCQYDPKRSTGEGSCPFTALYWTFLERNEAVLGNNFRLQMPYTTLRRKSPIELVQLRARADDAITHLQRLPHLKYEPLTPQSN, encoded by the coding sequence ATGGCCCCCTTCGCCGAGCAGGTTCAACTCGCCTACCCCACTCCAGAGGAGTTGCAAGGCCGACGCTGGATCTTCGTCCCCTACGATCGCTTCACCGACCGCACCGGGCCGATTGCCGAACAGCCCGCTTCGGAGACCGGCATCGTCATCGTCGAATCCACCGCCAAGGCCCATCGCCGCCCGTATCACAAGAAGAAGCTCGTCCTCCTGATCTCCAATATGCGCCACTTTGCGCTGGAGCAGGCCGCTCGCGGCTGCAAGGTCATCTATCACTTTTCGGAGCACAGCCACGCGCAGGCGCTGTTACAGTTGCAGCGCGAGCTTCCACTGCCAAAGATCACCATGATGGAGCCTGCGGAGCGTGAGCTTCGCATCGACATCGACGCTGCGATTCAAGCAGGACTCAAGATGAAGATGGTGCCCGACACAACCTGGCTTTCCACCACCGAGGACTTTCTGAACGTCTTCGGAGCTTACAAGGCAGGCCGGGCCTACGTCATGGACCGCTTCTATCGAGCCCAGCGCCAGCAGACCGGCATCCTCATGGACAAGGGTAAGCCGATAGGTGGCAAGTTCTCCTTCGACGCAGAAAACCGCAAGCCCTACAAGGGCCAGCCGCGCATCCCCACGCCGCCTGCATTTGCTCCCGATCTGGTTACAAAAGAGGTCATCGCGCTGGTGCGGGAGACCTATCCACATCACTTCGGCTCGATCGAGAACTTCGACTCTCCCACCACGCAGCAGGACGCAGACGCCGCGTGGGCGTTCGCGCTCGAACATCTGTTGCCGCACTTCGACCCCTACGAAGACGCCATGCGCGACGATGAACTCCAGCTCTTCCACAGCCGCCTTTCGGGACTGATCAACCTGGGTCGCATCTTGCCAGCGCAGATGATCGCCGATGTGGAACGCGCCTGCACGGAAGGCCGTATCCCGCTTGCAAGCGCTGAGGGGTTTATCCGCCAGATACTCGGATGGCGCGAGTTCATGCGGCATCTCCACCAGCAGACGGATGGATATCGTCTGCTGGCCGATACTGTTGCACAAGAAGAAGGATCGATGCCGCAGCAAGATCCCTATGCCGGTGCGACACCTTCCGCGTTGTCAGCTTCTCTGCCGCTTCCTGCGGCTTACTGGGGAGTTAAATCAGGCTTGCACTGCCTCGACACCGTCGTCGCGCAGGTCATCGAGGAAGGCTGGTCGCACCACATCACCCGCCTCATGGTGCTCTCGAACCTGGCTACGCTCTGCGGATTTTCACCTCGGCAGCTTACGAACTGGTTCTGGTTCGCCTACGTCGACGCCTACGACTGGGTGGTGGAGACCAATGTTCTCGGCATGTCTACTTATGCGGATGGCGGCCTCACCGCCACCAAGCCCTACGTCTCCGGAGCCGCTTACATCAACAAGATGTCGAACTTCTGCGACCACTGCCAGTACGATCCGAAACGCTCCACCGGCGAAGGATCGTGCCCGTTTACTGCCCTTTACTGGACCTTCCTGGAGCGTAATGAGGCCGTGCTCGGAAACAACTTCCGCCTGCAAATGCCCTACACGACACTGCGCAGGAAATCCCCAATAGAGTTAGTGCAGCTACGCGCCCGGGCCGACGACGCAATCACGCACCTCCAGCGCTTGCCGCACCTGAAGTACGAGCCATTGACTCCGCAAAGTAACTAA
- a CDS encoding glycoside hydrolase family 32 protein, with the protein MKHSDPVQGRSLSRRRLLASAATVAAAGLVPRWAMAEDAVANLASDPRRPQFHLLPAKNWMNDPNGPVYFNGKYHMFCQFNPLAAVWGDMSWYHSESPDMLHWTHLPLAMTPTPDSPDSFGCFSGSAIKVGKRVYQVYTGTKLTTPDLATIRDGENKIQESQCIAWSDDPALVKWTKLPEPIIPLPPPGMKITGFRDPSAWKQGDWYYMTVGSGEAEVGGCVLLYRTKKLDDPKSWEYLHKLTSGEWNGKKTANPCDDGEMWECPDFFALDGGHVLIYSTLGKVIWESGHLDEATMTFTKKKTGELDLGAFYAPKTQLDAKGRRILWGWIQEKRSDAEMKVAGWSGMMSLPRVLSLDKDGTLRIKSLPEATRLRGTELPYQETRAGILRTLPKATGEVLCTGGQDATMQLKMSSNQGELLQVTYEPDTHKVLVDGKEIGLEPTDLPSLHAYVDGSVIELIVSDRIGYTKRFYYPGSMAPDIEVHATGSTSVTLTGWKISPISKDRLTTPKFTI; encoded by the coding sequence ATGAAGCATTCTGATCCGGTTCAAGGCAGGTCACTCAGCCGTCGCAGGCTGCTCGCATCGGCGGCCACCGTTGCTGCCGCGGGTCTGGTTCCGCGCTGGGCGATGGCGGAAGATGCGGTAGCCAATCTGGCTTCTGACCCGCGCCGCCCGCAGTTCCACCTGCTGCCAGCAAAGAACTGGATGAATGACCCTAATGGGCCGGTCTACTTCAACGGCAAGTACCACATGTTCTGCCAGTTCAATCCGCTGGCCGCGGTCTGGGGCGACATGAGCTGGTATCACTCCGAGAGCCCGGACATGCTGCACTGGACGCATCTGCCCCTAGCGATGACGCCGACGCCGGACAGTCCGGATTCGTTCGGCTGCTTCTCTGGTTCGGCGATCAAGGTGGGCAAACGTGTCTATCAGGTTTACACCGGCACGAAGCTGACCACGCCAGACCTCGCAACCATCCGCGATGGCGAGAACAAGATCCAGGAGTCGCAGTGCATCGCCTGGTCGGACGATCCGGCTCTGGTGAAGTGGACGAAGCTGCCCGAGCCGATCATTCCGCTGCCGCCGCCGGGAATGAAGATCACCGGCTTCCGCGATCCTTCGGCCTGGAAACAGGGCGACTGGTACTACATGACCGTCGGCTCCGGCGAGGCCGAGGTAGGCGGCTGCGTGCTGCTCTATCGCACCAAGAAGCTCGATGATCCGAAGTCCTGGGAGTACCTGCACAAACTCACCAGTGGCGAGTGGAACGGCAAGAAGACCGCCAACCCATGCGACGACGGCGAGATGTGGGAGTGCCCGGACTTCTTCGCGCTCGATGGCGGCCATGTGCTCATCTACTCCACGCTGGGCAAGGTCATCTGGGAGTCAGGCCACCTGGACGAAGCGACGATGACCTTCACCAAGAAGAAGACGGGAGAGCTCGATCTAGGCGCGTTCTACGCCCCCAAGACGCAGCTCGACGCGAAGGGCCGCCGAATCTTATGGGGATGGATCCAGGAGAAGCGTAGCGACGCGGAGATGAAGGTGGCAGGATGGTCCGGGATGATGAGTCTGCCGCGTGTGCTGAGTCTGGATAAGGACGGGACGCTGCGGATCAAGTCGCTGCCGGAGGCAACGAGACTGCGGGGGACGGAATTGCCCTATCAGGAGACGCGCGCAGGTATTCTCAGAACGCTTCCAAAGGCGACCGGCGAGGTGCTATGTACAGGCGGTCAAGATGCAACGATGCAGCTCAAGATGAGTTCAAACCAAGGTGAACTACTACAGGTGACCTATGAACCCGATACTCACAAGGTTCTAGTCGATGGCAAAGAGATCGGTCTAGAGCCGACCGATCTACCTTCGCTGCACGCCTACGTCGATGGCTCGGTAATTGAACTGATCGTGAGCGACCGGATCGGCTACACGAAGCGCTTTTATTACCCTGGCTCAATGGCTCCAGATATAGAGGTACACGCGACGGGGTCGACGAGCGTGACGCTGACCGGATGGAAGATCTCGCCCATCTCCAAAGACCGCCTGACTACGCCGAAGTTCACCATCTAG
- a CDS encoding CPBP family intramembrane glutamic endopeptidase: protein MLPAALIAEFLLLFVAFPLAYRFSPWPLPALPVLWVITLYCYWQLRSDPTFDRSRLWNPHPVAGQLASILVIFAIGAMLIFIGVRLFAPELLFSFVRMHPRLWAAVMVLYPILSVYPQGIIYRSFLMHRYASLFSSEWAIILASAAAFSFMHIVFRNPLAVTLTFIGGLIFAWRYSVTGSLLTSSIEHALYGCWLFTVGLGQFFYHGRVRLQ, encoded by the coding sequence ATGCTGCCCGCCGCGCTCATCGCCGAGTTCCTCCTTCTCTTCGTCGCCTTCCCACTTGCCTACCGGTTCTCTCCGTGGCCGCTGCCTGCGCTTCCCGTCCTGTGGGTAATCACGCTCTACTGCTACTGGCAGCTTCGGAGTGACCCCACCTTCGACCGCTCTCGCCTGTGGAACCCACACCCAGTCGCCGGGCAGCTTGCCTCTATCCTCGTCATCTTCGCAATCGGAGCGATGCTGATCTTCATCGGCGTAAGGCTCTTCGCGCCCGAGCTTCTCTTCAGCTTCGTCCGCATGCACCCGCGCCTGTGGGCGGCGGTGATGGTGCTCTATCCGATCCTGTCGGTCTATCCGCAGGGCATCATCTACCGCAGCTTCCTGATGCACCGCTACGCCTCGCTCTTCTCATCGGAGTGGGCGATCATCCTTGCCAGCGCCGCGGCGTTCAGCTTCATGCACATTGTCTTTCGCAATCCGCTTGCGGTGACGCTCACGTTTATCGGCGGCCTGATCTTTGCCTGGCGATACAGCGTGACCGGCAGCCTGCTGACCTCGTCGATCGAGCACGCGCTCTATGGCTGCTGGCTGTTTACTGTTGGGCTAGGGCAGTTCTTCTACCACGGACGAGTACGTCTGCAGTAA
- the purU gene encoding formyltetrahydrofolate deformylase, with amino-acid sequence MPTTAVLLIDCPDRKGLVAAIANFLVDNYDANVLNADQHQDAALGLFFMRVEFETDRPCDDSQFREIFAPLAAQMNLDWKITFPARPQKVAIFVSHYLHCLADLLHRHQTGELPCELALIVSNHESARPLAEFYGVPFHFTPVTAATKEAVEQQHLDLLAANNIDLIVLARYMQILLPRFVQAHPLRIINVHHSFLPAFTGAKPYHAAFARGVKLIGATSHYVTEELDEGPIIEQDVTRVAQSDQLPDLIQKGRDLERLVLSRAVRWHLAHRILSYANKTVIFS; translated from the coding sequence ATGCCGACCACAGCCGTCCTGCTCATCGATTGCCCCGACCGCAAAGGCCTTGTCGCCGCCATCGCGAACTTCCTCGTCGATAACTACGACGCCAACGTCCTGAACGCCGATCAGCATCAGGATGCCGCCCTTGGCCTTTTCTTCATGCGCGTCGAGTTCGAGACCGACCGTCCCTGCGACGACTCGCAGTTTCGCGAGATCTTTGCGCCGCTGGCCGCGCAGATGAACCTTGATTGGAAGATCACTTTTCCGGCACGGCCGCAGAAGGTCGCGATCTTCGTCTCGCACTACCTACACTGCCTTGCCGACCTGCTGCACCGGCACCAGACCGGCGAGCTTCCCTGCGAGCTTGCGCTGATCGTCAGCAACCACGAAAGCGCGCGTCCGCTGGCTGAGTTTTATGGAGTTCCCTTCCACTTCACGCCCGTCACTGCGGCGACCAAGGAGGCTGTAGAACAACAACACCTCGACCTGCTCGCTGCCAACAACATCGACCTGATCGTCCTCGCCCGTTACATGCAGATTCTGTTGCCTCGCTTTGTGCAAGCGCATCCGCTCCGGATCATCAATGTCCACCACTCGTTTCTTCCCGCCTTTACCGGGGCGAAGCCGTATCACGCGGCGTTCGCACGCGGCGTCAAGCTGATCGGCGCGACCAGCCACTACGTCACCGAAGAGCTGGACGAGGGACCGATCATCGAGCAGGACGTAACCCGCGTCGCCCAGAGTGACCAGTTGCCCGACCTGATTCAGAAGGGCCGCGACCTTGAGCGCCTGGTACTCTCGCGCGCCGTCCGCTGGCATCTGGCCCACCGCATTCTTTCTTACGCGAACAAGACGGTGATCTTCTCGTAG
- a CDS encoding M15 family metallopeptidase, translating to MDTRSEAALSNVCPEFASKVRAASDALNAEGTFILVVCGLRTAEEQNALYAQGRTTTGKIVTNARAGQSMHNYGLAADIVPYMTGNGGQLNWNASTPQFQHMVAAMKAQGLEWGGDWKGSLGDFDHFQLTELPASPTIAMRTDYGTGPTDLSAIWDKATSGAYAV from the coding sequence ATGGACACCCGCAGTGAAGCCGCCCTCAGCAATGTCTGCCCCGAGTTCGCCTCCAAGGTTCGCGCTGCATCCGATGCGCTGAACGCAGAAGGAACCTTCATCCTCGTAGTCTGTGGCCTGCGCACGGCGGAAGAGCAGAACGCGCTCTACGCGCAGGGCCGCACAACAACCGGCAAGATCGTGACCAATGCAAGGGCCGGCCAGTCCATGCATAACTACGGCCTCGCCGCGGACATCGTCCCGTACATGACGGGAAATGGCGGACAACTTAACTGGAACGCCTCGACACCGCAGTTCCAGCACATGGTCGCCGCGATGAAGGCACAGGGCCTGGAGTGGGGCGGCGACTGGAAGGGGTCGTTGGGCGACTTCGACCACTTTCAACTCACCGAGCTTCCCGCGTCGCCAACAATCGCCATGCGCACGGACTACGGCACCGGACCCACAGACCTCAGCGCGATCTGGGACAAGGCTACCTCGGGCGCATACGCCGTTTAG
- a CDS encoding cupin domain-containing protein, producing the protein MQVDQLKELLGLKPHPQEGGWYVRTYESAELVPAETFADGRYDGPRRTSTAIYYFLEPETFSEMHLLQSDEIFHFYAGDAVEMLQLFDDGTGRRVVIGNDFAAGNRPQVVVERGVWQGSRLVPGGKWALLGCTVSPGFEFVDYSEGKRAELTDKWPEWTELIAALTKT; encoded by the coding sequence GTGCAGGTTGATCAGTTGAAAGAGCTGCTGGGGCTCAAACCACATCCCCAGGAGGGCGGATGGTACGTCCGAACCTACGAGTCGGCGGAGCTGGTGCCAGCGGAAACCTTCGCCGATGGCCGATACGATGGTCCGCGCCGGACGAGCACAGCCATCTACTATTTTCTTGAGCCGGAGACGTTCAGCGAGATGCATTTGTTGCAGTCCGATGAGATCTTCCACTTCTACGCGGGCGACGCGGTAGAGATGCTGCAACTCTTCGACGACGGCACGGGCAGAAGAGTTGTGATCGGCAATGACTTCGCTGCGGGCAATCGGCCGCAGGTCGTAGTGGAGCGCGGCGTATGGCAGGGGTCGCGACTGGTGCCTGGTGGAAAGTGGGCGCTGCTGGGATGCACGGTCAGCCCTGGGTTTGAGTTCGTCGATTACTCCGAAGGGAAGCGAGCCGAGCTGACAGACAAATGGCCGGAGTGGACTGAACTGATTGCGGCGCTGACAAAGACGTAG
- a CDS encoding NCS2 family permease, translating into MRHSLERYFGFERLNTNWRTESLAGLTTFITMAYIIFVNPSILSQTGMPLAAVTAATCLCAAFGSILMGSIANYPLALAPGMGLNAYFTYTVVKKMGISWEAALGAVLLSGLIFLALTFTGVRQKLLESIPHQLHAAVAGGIGLFIAFVGLRNANIIVPSPATTVTLGNMSSPETALALFGIMLIAVLQVLRVKASMLIGILGTLLLGIALHRVHWQPTPYSISAIKATAFHLDVRGALQHGALEIIFVFLFVDLFDNIGTLVAVAERAGLMSKDHTIPRLERIFFADASATVFGALSGTSTVTSYIESAAGVAEGGRTGVTAIVTGLLFLVAMFVAPLVGAIPTFATSPALIIVGGLMLAGVGTIEWHEPTIAIPAFLTLVTIPLTYSIADGLSFGLTSYAALQILTGRARKKDWMLYILATLFALRFVYVAKH; encoded by the coding sequence ATGCGCCACTCCCTCGAACGCTACTTCGGCTTTGAACGGCTGAACACTAACTGGCGCACCGAGTCCCTTGCCGGCCTGACCACCTTCATCACGATGGCGTACATCATCTTCGTGAACCCCAGCATCCTCTCGCAGACCGGGATGCCGCTTGCCGCCGTCACCGCCGCAACCTGTCTCTGCGCGGCCTTCGGCAGCATCCTGATGGGCTCGATCGCAAACTATCCGTTGGCGCTGGCGCCGGGCATGGGGCTGAACGCCTACTTCACGTACACCGTCGTGAAGAAGATGGGCATCAGTTGGGAGGCCGCGCTTGGCGCTGTTTTACTTTCCGGGCTGATCTTTCTGGCGCTCACGTTTACCGGCGTTCGCCAGAAACTGCTAGAGTCGATTCCTCACCAGCTCCACGCGGCCGTAGCTGGAGGGATCGGGCTCTTCATCGCCTTTGTCGGTCTGCGCAATGCAAACATCATCGTGCCCAGCCCCGCAACGACGGTCACGTTGGGCAACATGAGTTCGCCCGAGACCGCGCTCGCTCTCTTCGGCATCATGCTGATCGCGGTGCTGCAGGTGCTGCGCGTGAAGGCCTCGATGCTGATCGGCATCCTGGGAACGCTACTGCTCGGCATCGCGCTCCACCGTGTTCATTGGCAGCCGACACCGTACAGCATCTCCGCCATCAAAGCCACGGCGTTCCACCTCGATGTGCGTGGAGCCCTGCAGCATGGAGCGCTCGAGATCATCTTCGTCTTCCTCTTCGTCGATCTCTTCGACAACATCGGCACGCTCGTTGCGGTGGCAGAGCGCGCCGGCCTGATGTCGAAGGACCACACTATTCCGCGTCTCGAGCGCATCTTCTTCGCGGACGCCAGCGCTACGGTCTTCGGCGCGCTCTCCGGCACCAGTACCGTGACCAGCTATATCGAGTCAGCTGCTGGAGTCGCGGAGGGTGGACGAACCGGCGTCACGGCCATCGTCACCGGCCTGCTCTTCTTAGTCGCGATGTTTGTGGCCCCGCTGGTCGGCGCGATTCCGACCTTCGCGACGTCGCCTGCGCTGATCATCGTCGGAGGCCTGATGCTCGCAGGCGTCGGCACCATCGAGTGGCACGAGCCTACCATTGCGATTCCGGCGTTCCTGACACTTGTGACCATTCCGCTTACATATTCCATTGCGGACGGACTGAGCTTCGGCCTTACCAGTTACGCCGCGCTGCAGATTCTGACCGGCCGCGCCCGCAAGAAGGACTGGATGCTCTACATCCTCGCAACGCTCTTCGCGCTGCGGTTTGTTTATGTGGCCAAGCACTGA
- a CDS encoding multicopper oxidase family protein, with amino-acid sequence MVPPRSSRRSFLATSSGAAAATLFARGFATTALGQSEPADYSLTIANTPIELSPKHTVSVTTYNGQFPGPLLRFKEGQRVTVDVRNDTDVPEQLHWHGQTLPPEVDGAAEEGTPYVAPHSSQRISFVPGPSGFRFYHTHVRAGSDLGRGQYSGLVGPVCIETKENPGRYDREVFLTLKEFEPTFSRGGDMDMDFLSPAATVKTLKDTGESAMKASLAKGMPKGFEVGYGAFTINGKMLGHGEPILVKRGERILFHVLNGSAGEIRSLALPRHTFTIVAMDGNPLPKPVRVPYLWIGTAERISAIVEMNHPGVWIMGDTGDDDRHHGMGIVLEYAGAAGKPQWVAPRPFKWNYAAFGHAAAPGVPPDDVFEMTFAKDNAAIAGFNRWTINGIAYPDDQMMAKPMFLLTQGKRYRLKMRNASDDIHPIHLHRHSFELTKIAGQSTSGVMKDVVMVGGYQEVEVDFVASNPGPTLFHCHQQLHMDYGFMALFDYA; translated from the coding sequence ATGGTTCCCCCGAGATCTTCCCGCCGCAGCTTTCTTGCCACCTCATCAGGCGCTGCGGCGGCAACGCTGTTTGCGCGTGGCTTTGCGACCACCGCTCTTGGGCAGTCTGAGCCTGCCGACTACTCGTTGACCATAGCAAACACGCCCATCGAGCTTTCGCCCAAGCACACTGTCTCCGTCACGACGTACAACGGGCAGTTCCCTGGGCCGCTGCTGCGATTCAAGGAAGGACAGCGTGTCACCGTCGATGTACGCAACGACACCGACGTCCCTGAGCAACTGCACTGGCACGGGCAGACGCTGCCGCCGGAGGTGGACGGAGCGGCGGAGGAGGGAACTCCGTACGTCGCCCCACACAGTAGCCAGCGAATCTCCTTTGTGCCCGGTCCATCAGGCTTCCGCTTCTATCACACGCACGTGCGCGCGGGCAGCGATCTGGGCCGCGGACAGTACAGCGGTCTCGTCGGGCCCGTGTGTATCGAGACGAAAGAGAACCCCGGTCGTTACGATCGCGAGGTCTTCCTGACGTTGAAGGAGTTCGAACCGACTTTCAGCCGCGGCGGCGACATGGACATGGACTTCCTCTCGCCCGCGGCCACAGTGAAGACGCTGAAAGACACAGGCGAATCCGCAATGAAGGCGTCGCTCGCCAAGGGGATGCCGAAGGGATTCGAGGTCGGCTATGGAGCCTTCACAATCAACGGCAAGATGCTCGGCCATGGCGAGCCGATCCTCGTCAAACGCGGCGAGCGCATTCTGTTCCATGTTCTGAACGGCAGCGCCGGAGAGATTCGCAGCCTTGCGCTTCCTCGCCACACGTTCACTATCGTGGCTATGGATGGCAACCCCCTGCCGAAGCCTGTACGAGTGCCGTACCTCTGGATTGGCACCGCCGAGCGCATCTCGGCCATCGTTGAGATGAATCATCCGGGCGTGTGGATCATGGGCGATACCGGGGATGACGACCGTCATCATGGCATGGGCATCGTCTTGGAATATGCAGGTGCGGCGGGCAAGCCGCAATGGGTCGCGCCCAGGCCGTTCAAGTGGAACTACGCTGCGTTCGGACATGCGGCAGCTCCTGGCGTCCCGCCCGACGACGTCTTCGAGATGACCTTCGCGAAGGACAACGCCGCGATCGCGGGCTTCAATCGTTGGACGATCAACGGTATCGCCTACCCCGATGACCAGATGATGGCGAAGCCAATGTTTCTTCTGACGCAGGGCAAGCGATACCGGCTGAAGATGCGCAATGCGAGCGACGACATCCATCCCATCCATCTGCACCGCCACAGCTTTGAGCTGACGAAGATCGCTGGGCAGTCGACCAGCGGCGTGATGAAGGACGTTGTGATGGTGGGTGGCTATCAGGAGGTCGAGGTGGACTTTGTTGCCAGCAATCCTGGGCCGACCTTGTTCCACTGTCACCAGCAACTGCACATGGACTACGGCTTCATGGCGTTGTTCGACTACGCGTAG
- a CDS encoding HoxN/HupN/NixA family nickel/cobalt transporter: MPPVLMMVCAVSCLAHPMGNFSINHYSGIHIDRDAIEVRYIIDIAEIPTYQEIQNAGIVARVGDATLRPYLAQQLVAWEKGLRLEVNGEAIKLTAGKPSVIFPPGAGGLPTMKIGVVYRGRVPDAAKSGQIRLHYSDGNYEGHAGWKEIVVNASSDVTIDGPKPFAVDRSAQLTDYPTNLLNSPPQDLEAEFNYSVAAPLIADTKPVAPSAAPAPAKPTKIDAIEKATPVQTSVVATTQAAPEPDLKLQANRQATPRNKFTELMATPGLGLGFLLTAAFLAAGLGAMHALEPGHGKTIVAAYLVGSRGKTRHAVGLGMLVTAAHTAGVYLLGAVVLYASKYVIPEQVYPWLSIFSGLVIAVMAAYMLLRAWTGVEEPNEDANGVMHSHWYSKKRIDAPATSDKSVSLKQLLLLGITGGIIPCPAALVVLLSAVSLHRIGLGLFLIVCFSLGLATVLIAIGVAMVRARTLLSRWRSDSPWIQRYIPMASATAMLIAGLAIAATALPVTGISLHWGSLTDGHAGSFLAIVVLGLVLGMRHSTDPDHVVAVSTIVSRERSVKQGAVIGMMWGFGHTITIFIVGAAIILFNLTIPPRIGLSMEMAVAAMLILLGVLNLTGVLRKLTDRFTPQSKPDGLMDNRAQPSGFFGRMLARFGYYQLLRPLAIGLVHGLAGSAAVALLVLSMIHSPAWAIAYLVIFGLGTVAGMMLMTTVMAIPIALTGQRSTRFLTTASGLVSVCFGLFLVYHLGFVDGLFTSHVHWTPE; the protein is encoded by the coding sequence ATGCCGCCTGTGTTGATGATGGTCTGTGCGGTCTCGTGCCTCGCCCATCCGATGGGCAACTTCAGCATCAATCACTACTCCGGCATTCATATTGATCGAGATGCGATTGAAGTCCGCTACATCATCGATATCGCCGAGATTCCGACCTACCAGGAGATCCAGAATGCGGGCATCGTCGCGCGGGTGGGCGATGCGACTCTGCGGCCTTATCTCGCGCAGCAGTTAGTGGCTTGGGAGAAAGGGCTTCGCCTTGAAGTAAACGGGGAAGCGATCAAGCTGACCGCCGGCAAGCCCAGCGTGATCTTTCCACCGGGAGCGGGCGGCCTGCCCACGATGAAGATCGGAGTAGTCTATCGCGGACGGGTTCCCGATGCGGCGAAGAGCGGCCAGATCCGGTTGCATTATTCAGATGGCAACTACGAGGGCCACGCTGGCTGGAAAGAGATCGTCGTGAACGCCAGCAGCGATGTGACGATTGACGGGCCAAAGCCGTTCGCTGTCGACCGCAGCGCGCAGTTGACCGACTATCCCACAAATCTCCTCAACAGCCCACCGCAGGACCTTGAAGCGGAGTTCAACTACTCGGTCGCAGCGCCTCTTATTGCCGACACCAAGCCCGTAGCTCCATCTGCGGCTCCGGCCCCGGCAAAGCCGACGAAGATCGACGCGATCGAAAAGGCAACTCCGGTGCAGACCTCCGTAGTCGCAACGACCCAAGCCGCACCCGAGCCAGACCTGAAGCTGCAGGCAAACCGGCAGGCCACTCCACGCAACAAGTTCACTGAGCTCATGGCCACACCAGGGCTGGGTCTGGGCTTCCTGCTTACCGCCGCGTTTCTCGCCGCTGGTCTGGGAGCGATGCACGCCCTCGAACCCGGCCACGGAAAGACCATCGTCGCCGCGTATCTCGTCGGTTCACGCGGCAAGACGCGGCACGCCGTCGGCCTCGGAATGCTGGTCACGGCTGCCCACACGGCAGGCGTATATCTCCTCGGTGCCGTCGTGCTCTATGCATCGAAGTACGTCATCCCAGAACAGGTCTATCCCTGGCTCAGCATCTTCTCCGGCCTGGTCATCGCGGTCATGGCGGCGTACATGCTCCTGCGCGCATGGACTGGCGTGGAAGAGCCGAATGAAGATGCGAACGGCGTGATGCACTCGCACTGGTACTCGAAGAAGCGCATCGACGCACCAGCTACGAGCGACAAGAGCGTCTCCCTGAAACAGCTGCTGCTGCTGGGCATCACGGGCGGCATCATCCCATGTCCGGCTGCGCTTGTGGTTCTGCTCAGCGCCGTCTCGCTGCATCGCATTGGCCTGGGACTCTTTCTGATCGTGTGCTTCAGCCTCGGCCTTGCGACGGTGCTCATCGCGATTGGCGTTGCCATGGTGCGCGCACGAACGCTGCTCTCGCGTTGGCGGTCCGATTCGCCATGGATTCAGCGCTATATACCGATGGCCTCGGCAACGGCGATGCTGATTGCGGGCCTGGCGATTGCGGCCACTGCTCTCCCCGTAACCGGGATTTCGTTACACTGGGGCTCGCTCACGGATGGCCACGCAGGATCGTTCCTCGCCATTGTCGTTCTGGGCCTTGTGCTCGGCATGCGGCACTCGACCGACCCCGACCATGTCGTCGCCGTCTCAACCATCGTCAGCCGCGAGCGCTCGGTGAAGCAGGGCGCGGTCATCGGCATGATGTGGGGCTTCGGACACACGATCACCATCTTTATCGTTGGCGCGGCAATCATCCTCTTCAACCTCACCATCCCTCCGCGCATCGGGCTCTCCATGGAGATGGCGGTGGCCGCAATGCTGATCCTGCTTGGCGTGCTTAACCTGACGGGAGTGCTGCGAAAGCTGACCGACCGTTTCACTCCACAGTCGAAGCCCGATGGTCTGATGGACAATCGAGCGCAGCCCTCAGGATTCTTCGGCAGGATGCTCGCACGTTTCGGCTACTACCAGTTGCTGCGCCCACTGGCCATCGGCCTTGTGCACGGGCTTGCGGGCTCTGCAGCCGTCGCTCTGTTAGTGCTGTCGATGATTCACAGCCCCGCGTGGGCCATTGCGTACCTCGTCATCTTCGGTCTCGGAACAGTCGCGGGCATGATGCTGATGACCACGGTCATGGCGATTCCGATAGCGCTTACAGGCCAGCGTTCGACGCGCTTCCTTACGACCGCCTCTGGCTTGGTCAGCGTCTGCTTCGGTCTCTTCCTTGTCTACCACCTTGGCTTCGTGGATGGCCTGTTCACCAGCCACGTCCACTGGACACCCGAGTAA